The following coding sequences lie in one Leptospira neocaledonica genomic window:
- a CDS encoding PAS domain-containing protein: MRIEVLYKFFLYSPASHLPVWEEGTGLLGLLPKERVLMELADLSVAEREFERIPEEFLVREIPEAVLAFFQKQRTIPVLGPLGERVEDWDKPRFLAELSRSSWMAKETEKPRTTPQKTEEEKTKQSQWFMEVLLQNFPDGLLATDLDGHTVFYNETFEKEILVKKWFRDSILQAEKLLKEMSKDLLGNYLRNHELRLEEGRLSVQTYLPDLESIVRVSILKQKGKPLGYLYHFAPASAKLNSQDGEGMEFPSVTEAFNQKLPLETVLKEVEGSYIYHTLKRNQENVSHAALDLGVPRTTLQNRIKFLDLTSKFKLNKDQPIPRKKTGKQSSPKKTVPQTNKPAAVETKPKPSSKKKQVSSKKKSTSKKRTKQK; the protein is encoded by the coding sequence ATGAGAATCGAAGTTTTATATAAATTTTTTCTCTATAGCCCTGCCAGTCATTTACCTGTTTGGGAAGAAGGAACAGGTTTGCTCGGATTACTCCCCAAAGAAAGAGTTCTGATGGAACTCGCCGACTTAAGTGTCGCAGAAAGGGAATTTGAACGGATCCCAGAGGAGTTCTTGGTCCGAGAAATTCCGGAAGCCGTTCTAGCATTTTTCCAAAAACAAAGAACCATACCTGTTTTAGGTCCTTTAGGTGAAAGGGTAGAAGATTGGGACAAACCTAGATTTCTCGCTGAACTTAGCAGATCTTCTTGGATGGCCAAGGAGACGGAAAAGCCAAGGACCACGCCGCAAAAAACGGAAGAAGAGAAAACAAAACAAAGCCAATGGTTTATGGAAGTACTTCTCCAGAACTTTCCGGACGGATTACTTGCCACAGACTTGGATGGTCATACCGTATTTTATAACGAGACATTTGAAAAAGAGATATTGGTCAAAAAGTGGTTTAGAGACAGCATTCTTCAGGCGGAAAAGCTGCTAAAAGAAATGTCCAAAGACCTACTCGGAAATTATCTTAGAAACCATGAACTCAGATTGGAAGAAGGAAGACTTTCCGTTCAGACATATCTTCCCGATCTGGAATCAATCGTAAGAGTATCCATCCTAAAACAAAAAGGAAAACCTTTAGGTTATCTGTATCATTTCGCTCCGGCTTCTGCAAAGCTAAATAGCCAAGATGGGGAAGGGATGGAATTTCCTTCCGTTACGGAAGCATTCAACCAGAAACTTCCGCTCGAAACTGTATTAAAAGAAGTGGAAGGGAGTTATATTTATCATACTCTTAAGAGAAACCAAGAGAATGTTTCCCATGCAGCCTTGGATCTGGGAGTGCCAAGAACCACATTACAGAATAGAATTAAGTTTTTGGATCTAACCAGTAAGTTTAAATTGAATAAGGACCAGCCAATTCCTAGAAAGAAAACGGGCAAACAGAGTTCTCCTAAGAAGACGGTTCCACAAACAAACAAACCGGCTGCTGTGGAAACCAAGCCAAAACCCTCTTCTAAAAAAAAGCAGGTAAGTTCTAAGAAAAAATCCACGTCTAAAAAAAGGACAAAGCAAAAATAA
- the rpmE gene encoding 50S ribosomal protein L31, whose translation MKTDIHPKYADAKIRCACGAVYETRTTVGDIHVEICSNCHPYFTGKSKILDTTGRVDKFKKKYKIS comes from the coding sequence ATGAAAACAGACATCCATCCTAAATACGCAGACGCCAAAATTCGCTGCGCTTGTGGGGCTGTATACGAGACTCGTACTACTGTAGGAGACATCCACGTAGAAATTTGCTCCAACTGCCACCCATACTTCACCGGAAAATCCAAAATTCTGGATACAACCGGTCGTGTGGACAAGTTCAAGAAAAAATACAAAATCTCCTAA
- the pyrB gene encoding aspartate carbamoyltransferase, which translates to MAYEHKNILDTDQFSKADLDFLVERTREMERLVEQNKAFGILEGKLLASLFFEASTRTRLSFEAAMERLGGRVISTVGFQFSSISKGETLYDTMKMVEAYADIAVIRHPVEGSSRIAAGAVKIPVINAGDGAGQHPTQALLDLYTIISEKGKLDGLTLAFIGDLKYGRTIHSLINLLRHYNVHLYLISPPELSLPESYKKGLAGFPITFEESDDIKKVWECDVAYVTRIQEERFPDHREYERLKESFKLNKELILASKKETTVLHPLPRVNELSTDVDDLPNAAYFRQAKYGVVSRMTLLCLSLGVRF; encoded by the coding sequence ATGGCGTACGAGCATAAGAATATCCTGGATACGGACCAGTTCTCCAAGGCGGATCTGGACTTTTTAGTCGAAAGAACCAGAGAGATGGAAAGGCTGGTGGAGCAAAATAAAGCCTTTGGGATTTTAGAAGGCAAACTTCTGGCTTCTCTTTTTTTCGAGGCTTCTACAAGGACCAGACTCTCATTCGAAGCTGCCATGGAAAGGTTGGGGGGAAGGGTAATTTCCACTGTAGGTTTCCAATTTTCATCCATCTCCAAAGGTGAAACTTTGTACGATACCATGAAAATGGTAGAGGCGTACGCAGACATCGCAGTCATCCGACATCCTGTAGAAGGTTCTTCTCGCATCGCGGCAGGAGCAGTTAAGATCCCTGTTATCAATGCAGGAGACGGAGCAGGACAACATCCAACACAGGCACTTCTGGATCTATACACGATCATTTCCGAAAAAGGAAAATTGGACGGACTGACTCTTGCATTCATCGGAGATCTGAAATATGGAAGAACAATCCATAGTTTGATTAATCTTCTCCGACATTATAATGTTCACTTATACTTGATTTCTCCGCCTGAACTTTCATTGCCTGAGTCTTATAAGAAGGGACTTGCAGGATTCCCGATCACTTTCGAAGAATCGGATGATATCAAAAAAGTTTGGGAATGTGACGTTGCCTATGTGACTCGCATCCAAGAAGAAAGATTTCCGGATCATAGAGAATACGAAAGACTAAAAGAATCCTTCAAACTGAACAAAGAATTGATACTCGCATCTAAAAAAGAGACAACAGTGCTCCATCCTCTTCCAAGAGTGAACGAACTCTCTACGGACGTGGATGATCTTCCGAATGCAGCTTACTTCCGTCAGGCAAAATACGGAGTGGTGAGCAGAATGACGTTACTCTGCCTTTCATTAGGCGTTCGTTTTTAA
- a CDS encoding pentapeptide repeat-containing protein, which produces MAVMDFNRYKEINDQRLNYREMEDATVVSNYRNVGCGDGYRIYLKIDENRKVTDASYTTTGCGFGIVALAMATEIAKGKTIEELKNVTTEDVEKQFEFPERRKNYPESAVAALQQAIHDYETGAGVPKERRITAAKAKEILSQNGSLKGEDLSSIILEKEDLHGVDFSGANLNNAFLTNCNFAGANFEGARLRGAFLNGADLTGANFKGADLRWAKLAGAKIEGADFTDAVYDIGTRVDQKQIHIFSSMKKEGKDIYMEKHEAG; this is translated from the coding sequence ATGGCAGTAATGGATTTCAACCGATACAAAGAGATCAACGACCAAAGGTTAAACTATAGAGAAATGGAAGATGCCACTGTGGTTTCCAACTATAGGAATGTAGGTTGTGGAGACGGGTATCGTATTTATCTCAAAATAGACGAGAATAGAAAAGTCACTGACGCAAGTTATACTACGACCGGTTGTGGGTTCGGGATTGTGGCACTTGCAATGGCCACAGAGATCGCTAAGGGAAAAACCATCGAGGAACTCAAGAACGTCACCACTGAAGATGTTGAAAAACAATTCGAGTTTCCTGAACGCAGAAAAAATTATCCTGAGTCAGCAGTAGCAGCACTACAACAAGCAATTCATGATTACGAGACCGGAGCTGGAGTCCCAAAAGAAAGAAGGATCACCGCTGCAAAAGCAAAAGAAATTCTTTCCCAAAACGGAAGCCTAAAAGGTGAAGATCTATCTTCTATCATATTAGAAAAAGAAGATCTACATGGAGTGGATTTCTCCGGAGCAAATTTAAACAACGCATTCTTAACCAATTGTAATTTTGCAGGAGCCAATTTTGAAGGCGCTCGACTTCGCGGAGCTTTTTTGAATGGGGCCGATTTGACTGGCGCTAATTTTAAAGGTGCGGATTTACGTTGGGCAAAACTCGCAGGGGCCAAGATAGAAGGTGCGGACTTTACGGACGCAGTCTATGATATAGGTACCAGAGTGGATCAAAAACAAATACATATTTTCTCTTCCATGAAGAAGGAAGGAAAAGATATCTATATGGAGAAACATGAAGCCGGGTGA
- the rho gene encoding transcription termination factor Rho: MANPRRDSKPRNNYQNNNNDAQNDNNEEEPNLPEDDPETAEIRSRKRRRGSYEGPTPAPIDLVALKKTSIAELIEVAKNLGVENTGGLKKQNLIFAILQAQAEREGQVHAAGVMERLPDGYGFLRSPDYNYVPGPDDIYVSPSQIKLFGLRTGDTVEGQIRPPKESERFFAMLRVETVNGYTPDVASKRALFDNLTPLYPNERLRMEHDPSQLDTRIVDLMCPIGKGQRALIVAPPRTGKTILMQNVANAITSNHPEVTLIVLLIDERPEEVTDMARNVRGEVVSSTFDEPATRHVQVAEMVIEKAKRLVEHGRDVVILLDSITRLARAYNQVIPTSGKILSGGVDSNALHKPKRFFGAARNIEEGGSLTIIATALVDTGSKMDEVIFEEFKGTGNMEIHLDRKLSDKRIFPAIDINKSGTRKEELLLPKETLQKVFVLRKVLSPMSITESMELLLEKMRQSKTNEAFLGSMNAQ, from the coding sequence ATGGCTAACCCAAGACGAGACTCCAAGCCCAGAAACAACTATCAAAACAACAATAACGACGCACAAAACGATAATAACGAAGAAGAACCGAATTTACCGGAAGATGATCCGGAAACGGCGGAGATTCGTTCCCGAAAAAGACGTCGTGGTTCCTACGAGGGACCTACGCCTGCTCCTATTGATCTAGTAGCGCTTAAAAAAACATCGATTGCAGAATTGATCGAGGTCGCTAAAAATCTTGGCGTAGAGAATACAGGCGGATTAAAAAAGCAAAACTTAATATTCGCCATCCTACAAGCCCAAGCCGAGAGAGAAGGCCAGGTCCATGCTGCAGGGGTAATGGAAAGATTACCTGACGGATATGGATTCCTAAGATCTCCTGATTATAATTACGTTCCGGGACCGGATGATATTTATGTATCTCCTTCTCAGATCAAATTATTCGGACTTCGAACAGGAGATACTGTAGAAGGTCAGATCCGACCTCCTAAAGAATCCGAAAGATTTTTCGCAATGCTACGTGTGGAAACCGTAAATGGATACACACCGGACGTCGCAAGCAAACGTGCGTTATTCGACAACTTAACTCCTCTATATCCTAACGAAAGATTGAGAATGGAACATGATCCTTCTCAATTAGATACAAGGATCGTAGATCTAATGTGTCCGATCGGAAAAGGACAAAGAGCGCTCATCGTAGCGCCACCTAGAACAGGAAAAACAATCCTGATGCAGAACGTGGCAAACGCGATCACCAGTAATCACCCTGAAGTGACTCTAATCGTACTACTGATAGACGAGCGTCCGGAAGAAGTAACTGACATGGCTCGTAACGTAAGAGGCGAGGTCGTAAGCTCTACATTCGACGAACCGGCTACCCGCCACGTACAAGTTGCAGAAATGGTGATCGAAAAGGCAAAAAGGCTCGTGGAACACGGAAGGGACGTGGTCATTCTACTCGACTCCATTACTCGTTTGGCCCGCGCTTATAACCAGGTCATCCCGACCTCCGGAAAAATACTCTCCGGTGGTGTGGACTCTAACGCACTTCACAAACCGAAAAGATTCTTCGGAGCCGCTCGAAATATCGAAGAAGGCGGATCTTTAACGATTATCGCTACCGCTCTCGTGGATACCGGATCCAAAATGGATGAGGTGATTTTCGAGGAGTTCAAGGGAACAGGTAATATGGAGATTCATCTGGATCGGAAACTCTCCGACAAGAGGATTTTCCCTGCGATCGATATCAACAAGTCCGGAACCAGGAAGGAAGAGCTACTGTTACCTAAGGAAACCCTCCAGAAGGTCTTTGTGCTCCGAAAAGTGCTTTCTCCCATGAGCATCACAGAAAGCATGGAATTATTACTCGAGAAGATGAGACAGTCTAAGACTAACGAGGCTTTCTTGGGTAGCATGAACGCCCAATAG
- a CDS encoding esterase/lipase family protein, which produces MLLRKLFILSFAFLIQCRTTTYSTISYSKYEQIRTVRENAISSENLSLITTRFLKSNDLYKRYQETPRVVIYDLDNRLVALKTRELAYYLAELCYQAGSELDLDDPMFARMFASSLVYSYTYLFDKKAIPAADPFSMEFRFALETYNRSLAQLVRFAKKNRKLANLTDLSLPLIRGALSMTRAEVETAWTPKNFLEVEVAYDYKNEGFSNQISKFGIGTPLILIRKHPEKETEERRKYEFVAGVGQAYPGTALLTLEESYLENRNLTLKAVIHLYDPVHRDRVQFSGLDLPMESDTTTPLAYMLSGAEKRDGFFAKFDGEVALERKGLYMVYPYKKGKIPVVFVHGLASSPFIWFPMINELLADPKIKDHYQFWVYWYPTGNPITISAADFRDTLRDLRKIYDSKGEDSSFDKMMIVGHSMGGLLTKLMVARSKKEDWMKIANVSTEKFDSLNAESKEEVKRVFDFKPLPFVKRAVFIATPHRGSNLAEGFLASIARILFVLPKGALDNIGKAYKFLTSDSEEESILPETYGVDGLSPNSLFMKVTGELKPEVPFHSIIGNSKFRDLEWINDSVVSYDSSHLDGAESELLIDSDHSVQDHMPTILEIKRILWKHSGIQNFISK; this is translated from the coding sequence ATGCTCTTACGAAAGCTTTTCATTCTAAGTTTTGCTTTCTTAATACAGTGCAGGACAACGACTTATTCCACAATTTCCTATTCTAAATACGAACAGATTCGTACAGTTCGTGAAAACGCAATCTCTTCCGAAAATTTAAGTCTGATCACAACCAGATTTTTAAAAAGTAACGATCTATATAAAAGATACCAAGAAACTCCCAGAGTAGTCATCTATGATCTGGATAATAGGCTCGTAGCATTAAAAACAAGAGAGCTTGCCTACTATCTTGCAGAACTATGTTATCAAGCGGGATCCGAACTGGATCTGGACGATCCAATGTTTGCAAGGATGTTTGCTTCTTCCTTAGTGTATTCTTATACATACTTATTTGATAAAAAGGCCATTCCTGCAGCGGATCCATTCTCTATGGAGTTTAGATTCGCATTAGAAACATATAATAGATCTCTTGCGCAATTAGTTCGGTTTGCCAAAAAGAATAGAAAACTCGCTAACTTAACGGATCTTAGCCTTCCTCTTATTAGAGGCGCACTCTCTATGACTAGAGCAGAAGTAGAAACTGCTTGGACTCCCAAAAATTTCTTGGAAGTAGAAGTCGCCTACGATTATAAAAACGAAGGATTCTCCAATCAAATCAGTAAATTTGGGATAGGTACACCTCTTATCTTGATCCGAAAACATCCGGAAAAAGAAACAGAAGAAAGAAGAAAATACGAATTCGTAGCTGGGGTAGGGCAAGCATATCCCGGAACTGCTCTTTTGACCTTAGAGGAGTCTTATTTAGAAAATCGTAATTTAACTTTAAAGGCAGTCATCCATCTATATGATCCTGTGCATAGGGACAGGGTGCAGTTTTCCGGTTTGGATTTGCCTATGGAAAGTGATACAACCACTCCTCTTGCGTACATGTTGTCTGGTGCGGAGAAAAGGGACGGATTTTTTGCAAAATTTGATGGAGAAGTTGCTTTAGAAAGAAAAGGTCTCTATATGGTTTATCCTTATAAAAAAGGAAAAATCCCCGTTGTTTTTGTACACGGGCTTGCTTCTTCTCCTTTTATTTGGTTCCCGATGATCAATGAACTTTTAGCAGATCCTAAGATCAAGGATCACTACCAGTTCTGGGTATATTGGTATCCTACTGGAAATCCGATCACAATTTCTGCCGCTGATTTTAGAGACACGCTCAGAGACTTACGAAAAATTTATGATTCGAAGGGAGAAGATTCGTCTTTCGATAAGATGATGATCGTGGGTCATAGTATGGGTGGACTTCTTACCAAATTGATGGTCGCCAGAAGTAAAAAAGAAGATTGGATGAAAATCGCAAATGTTTCTACCGAAAAATTCGATTCTCTCAACGCAGAATCTAAAGAAGAAGTTAAACGAGTATTCGATTTCAAACCTTTACCTTTTGTGAAAAGAGCGGTATTTATCGCCACACCTCATAGGGGATCTAATCTTGCGGAAGGATTTTTAGCATCTATCGCAAGGATCTTATTCGTGCTTCCTAAAGGAGCTCTCGATAATATCGGAAAAGCATATAAGTTTTTAACCTCCGATTCTGAAGAAGAGTCCATTCTTCCGGAAACCTACGGAGTAGATGGACTTTCTCCTAATAGTCTGTTTATGAAGGTAACTGGAGAATTAAAGCCAGAAGTTCCTTTTCATTCTATCATAGGGAATTCCAAGTTTAGGGACCTGGAATGGATTAACGATTCAGTGGTGTCTTATGATAGCTCCCATTTGGATGGGGCCGAATCCGAACTTCTGATAGACTCGGATCATTCCGTCCAAGATCATATGCCCACTATTCTGGAGATCAAAAGGATTCTCTGGAAACATTCCGGGATACAAAATTTCATTTCCAAGTAA
- a CDS encoding DUF2203 domain-containing protein, with protein sequence MERKIWTYEEARKILPYVRSITEEFYETVGKVHQELKNGLYQENEQEARETKVEELLVEWSGKIRELGIEVKGLWLVDFDNGKGYYCWHLGEEDLLFEHGYDEGFAGRKPIQNIDEDYE encoded by the coding sequence ATGGAACGTAAGATCTGGACATACGAAGAAGCCCGTAAAATTCTGCCCTATGTCCGATCGATCACGGAAGAATTTTACGAAACCGTGGGAAAGGTTCACCAAGAACTGAAAAACGGTTTATACCAAGAGAATGAACAGGAAGCCAGAGAGACCAAGGTCGAAGAACTGCTGGTAGAATGGTCCGGAAAGATCCGGGAACTTGGGATAGAAGTTAAAGGGCTTTGGCTCGTGGACTTCGATAACGGTAAAGGTTATTATTGTTGGCATCTGGGAGAAGAGGACCTTCTTTTCGAACACGGATACGACGAGGGATTTGCAGGACGCAAACCGATCCAAAACATAGACGAGGATTACGAATAA
- a CDS encoding adhesin OmpL37 family surface protein: MGSKYTRILLLIFATAPIFFTDSTYAVSPDQTNLAILIDENKINIKFINICVSNLAPPLEEGAGPKSQAGVATAAENAQSGQQTTASGQTELFKKLNTLDNYRSFKKANQADFNGNMWYFQSNYSLSYKNLKSAQGEMKDIFQVVHENYIKTARILLEAASPMIIRSNDKIAQHLLKLGFRDLKSSEDNFTTAYNSSPYQYRVKLVLFGEGIKVARRARRFALLAMIAAKTPNDDKREFQFVNLDEVRNIAEKENISDYDRIRNTLIDYIDNELLSQKIAPPGEGKDNPVDILEVHDDNYSFITNARVSFLEKSNEEIRVDDINKKEALPPVPAQGGAN; the protein is encoded by the coding sequence ATGGGTTCGAAATATACACGCATTCTTCTTTTGATATTCGCTACGGCGCCGATTTTTTTCACGGATAGTACTTATGCCGTGTCTCCCGACCAGACGAATCTCGCGATCCTGATAGATGAAAATAAGATAAATATAAAGTTCATCAATATTTGTGTGAGTAATCTTGCACCACCTTTGGAAGAAGGTGCAGGGCCAAAATCTCAAGCAGGGGTGGCAACAGCAGCCGAGAATGCTCAGTCCGGACAACAAACCACCGCGAGCGGACAGACCGAACTTTTCAAAAAATTGAATACTCTGGATAATTATAGATCATTCAAGAAAGCAAACCAAGCGGACTTTAACGGAAATATGTGGTATTTCCAAAGTAATTATAGTTTGTCCTATAAAAACCTGAAATCTGCCCAAGGGGAGATGAAGGATATCTTTCAGGTAGTTCACGAAAATTATATAAAAACCGCTCGTATTCTATTAGAAGCCGCTTCTCCGATGATCATTCGTTCCAACGATAAAATCGCACAACATTTGTTGAAACTTGGATTCAGGGATCTCAAATCTTCAGAGGACAATTTTACAACTGCCTATAATTCCTCTCCTTACCAATATAGAGTGAAGCTTGTACTTTTCGGAGAAGGTATCAAGGTCGCAAGAAGGGCCAGAAGATTTGCACTTCTCGCAATGATCGCCGCTAAAACTCCTAATGACGATAAGCGCGAATTCCAATTTGTGAATCTGGACGAAGTCAGAAATATTGCAGAGAAGGAAAATATTTCCGATTACGATAGGATCCGAAATACTCTAATCGATTATATAGATAACGAACTACTTAGCCAAAAGATTGCACCTCCCGGAGAAGGAAAAGACAATCCGGTGGATATATTAGAAGTTCACGATGATAATTACAGCTTTATCACGAACGCTAGGGTTTCCTTTTTAGAAAAAAGTAATGAAGAAATCCGCGTAGACGATATCAATAAAAAAGAAGCGTTACCTCCTGTTCCTGCACAAGGGGGAGCCAACTAA
- a CDS encoding LL-diaminopimelate aminotransferase: MANINENYLKLKAGYLFPEIARRVKVYSEKHPNSKIIRLGIGDVTLPLAPSVVDALVSSSKEMGTPEGFHGYGPEQGYSFLLKAIADNDYAPLGVKLDESEIFVSDGSKCDCGNIQEIFSQDAKIAIGDPVYPVYVDTNVMAGRTGEAGPDGRYANLIYMPSTKENGFQPDFPKERPDLIYLCFPNNPTGTVASKESLKAWVEYAKKNNSIILYDSAYEAFISEPGVPRSIYEIEGAREVAIEFRSFSKTAGFTGLRCAYIVIPKELKGKTKDGQEVSIGQLWSRRHTTKFNGVSYVTQKAAEAIYSPQGKKEIRASIDTYMANAKLIREGLIKAGFDVFGGVNAPYIWLKTPNNLSSWDFFDQLLDKAQVVGTPGSGFGPAGEGYFRLSAFGKKDDVIEAIRRISAL; this comes from the coding sequence ATGGCGAATATAAACGAAAATTATCTGAAATTAAAAGCGGGATATCTTTTCCCGGAGATCGCAAGAAGAGTAAAAGTTTATTCTGAAAAACATCCTAACTCCAAGATCATCCGACTCGGGATCGGAGACGTTACTCTTCCTTTGGCTCCGTCCGTTGTGGATGCACTTGTTTCTTCCTCTAAAGAAATGGGAACCCCGGAAGGATTCCACGGATACGGACCTGAACAAGGGTATTCGTTCCTACTTAAAGCGATCGCAGATAATGATTATGCTCCTCTCGGCGTAAAACTGGACGAAAGTGAAATTTTCGTATCCGACGGATCCAAATGTGACTGCGGAAATATCCAAGAAATATTCTCCCAAGATGCAAAGATCGCGATCGGAGATCCTGTATATCCAGTCTATGTAGACACTAACGTGATGGCAGGCAGAACAGGAGAAGCGGGACCTGATGGAAGATATGCCAACCTTATCTATATGCCTTCTACAAAAGAGAATGGATTCCAACCCGATTTCCCTAAAGAAAGACCAGACCTAATCTATTTATGTTTTCCTAATAATCCAACCGGGACTGTTGCTTCTAAAGAATCCCTCAAGGCTTGGGTAGAATATGCTAAAAAAAATAATAGTATCATTCTATATGATTCCGCTTACGAGGCATTTATCTCGGAACCTGGAGTTCCAAGATCCATTTACGAGATAGAAGGAGCAAGAGAAGTCGCGATAGAATTCCGCTCCTTCTCCAAAACCGCAGGATTTACTGGACTTCGTTGTGCTTATATAGTGATCCCTAAAGAATTAAAGGGAAAAACAAAAGACGGCCAAGAGGTTTCCATCGGGCAACTTTGGAGCAGAAGACATACCACCAAGTTTAATGGTGTTTCTTATGTGACCCAAAAAGCAGCCGAGGCAATCTATTCTCCTCAAGGTAAAAAAGAGATCCGCGCGAGCATTGACACTTATATGGCCAACGCCAAATTGATCCGAGAAGGATTGATCAAGGCCGGATTCGATGTATTCGGTGGGGTAAACGCGCCGTATATCTGGCTTAAAACCCCGAATAATCTTAGTTCTTGGGATTTCTTCGACCAATTATTGGATAAAGCCCAGGTGGTAGGAACTCCTGGTTCAGGTTTCGGACCAGCTGGAGAAGGTTACTTCAGACTTTCCGCTTTCGGCAAAAAAGACGATGTGATCGAAGCAATCCGCCGCATCAGCGCCCTGTAA
- a CDS encoding PROCN domain protein encodes MDLPTPAEIISLRVKGRGFWKWFVVFSIIAVTILAGRIYSSQSTQGFRERKKSVDSKVRILREIGSSFESSELKKDLQKIENYSADLNSASKVGSVQEKSDSLTLLERTLPESMKRWSEFAETSSDKLLQHVAKESRFLKMESEDRHPLTAKEEERANDYFRMAREEWLSGNKFRRDGNHLYALVLYKRSLKYSLSSLKVSKLPYPEEYKKAADRLVK; translated from the coding sequence ATGGATCTTCCTACACCAGCCGAAATCATTTCCCTTAGAGTAAAGGGAAGGGGATTTTGGAAATGGTTTGTAGTTTTTTCCATAATTGCGGTTACAATTCTTGCCGGAAGAATCTATTCTTCTCAGTCCACACAAGGATTTAGAGAAAGAAAAAAATCAGTAGATTCCAAAGTACGAATACTGAGGGAGATCGGAAGTTCCTTCGAATCCTCAGAACTTAAAAAAGACCTCCAGAAAATCGAAAATTATTCTGCAGACTTAAACTCCGCTTCCAAAGTCGGAAGTGTCCAGGAAAAATCGGACAGCCTAACGTTACTCGAAAGAACACTTCCCGAATCCATGAAACGTTGGTCTGAATTTGCGGAAACTTCTTCGGATAAACTACTCCAACATGTGGCCAAAGAATCCCGTTTTTTAAAAATGGAATCCGAAGATCGTCATCCACTTACCGCCAAAGAAGAAGAAAGAGCTAACGATTATTTCAGAATGGCAAGAGAAGAATGGCTTTCCGGGAATAAATTCCGTCGGGACGGAAACCATCTTTACGCACTAGTACTATATAAAAGATCCTTAAAATACTCTCTTTCCAGCTTGAAAGTATCTAAACTTCCTTATCCGGAAGAATACAAAAAAGCCGCAGATCGCCTCGTTAAGTAA